Within Candidatus Woesearchaeota archaeon, the genomic segment ATATGTAGAGGCGGTATTACCACTCCCATGAACAAGGGGATTTTCTACGCTTTGCTCGCCTTTTTCTTCTTCGCACTTACAACAATTGTGCAAAAACCAATTGTGTCTCAGATGCACCCCTCCTTGATGATGCTTCTTGCAGGTGCGGTGATGTTTTCTACTTTCACTGTTCTTAATGAGAAGAAACAGCACATGGCGTTTACGCATTTTGTAAGAGTTGCTCTTCTTGGTTTTGGCATCCCAATTTTTCTCATTATCACGGGTTTTATCAACACAACAGGTACCATTGGCGGATTGCTCGTGCAATTTCAAAGTGTTGCAACAGTGATTTTTGCAGTGCTCATTCTTAACGAGACCATTAGTGTGATGGGACTTTACGCTATTGCTCTTGCTCTTGGCGGGGGCATTCTTCTTATCGTGGAAAACTTAACGAGCACGATTGTTTTCGGAGATGTTCTTGTTTTGATCGGTGCAATAGGTATGGGATACGGCTATGTTGAGACAAAACGTTTGCTTAAAGAGTATTCTCCTTACACGATCAACCAGTTCAAAGGTTTAGGCGTTTTTATTGTTGGCGCAATCGTTGCTCCCTTCGTAAAACAAAGCGTGACGTGGACTCCTTTGCTGATCATGTAT encodes:
- a CDS encoding DMT family transporter produces the protein MNKGIFYALLAFFFFALTTIVQKPIVSQMHPSLMMLLAGAVMFSTFTVLNEKKQHMAFTHFVRVALLGFGIPIFLIITGFINTTGTIGGLLVQFQSVATVIFAVLILNETISVMGLYAIALALGGGILLIVENLTSTIVFGDVLVLIGAIGMGYGYVETKRLLKEYSPYTINQFKGLGVFIVGAIVAPFVKQSVTWTPLLIMYLVLFIITGYVLAHMFLIRAAMLIPAWQVGLASQTFPIFVLLLGLTFLGDVLTPLQWVGAGLIIISGLFYD